The following proteins come from a genomic window of Oncorhynchus mykiss isolate Arlee chromosome 19, USDA_OmykA_1.1, whole genome shotgun sequence:
- the LOC110497875 gene encoding uncharacterized protein LOC110497875 — protein MWQGVRGCHSRTMMDTEDQWTQALASNNVRAILRWICSLSAEVGNADVEASLATFSSWVQRTAEVSKKELLTLCFSRCQGLWMFLDHSCFTRVHLLLQRLRNLLTLAQWGRRQSGLTHFWHGLGIPCVVCRAGCGSSAVRQDYWNRIHRALKQHIWLGRLVQWWGITGLLPKYPEAQEMKRIYQMWREMDQNHRRASLHTLGWEEEGRERWNSLIQGMVAQMDQQHGPIWISEDCTDQGYPPPNLQALLKLVLVPRINNMSVQAILMYFILDMAHFLQCKDDLLQSFCHAFIIPPSFSQQIRAFWLLDHGHLSGSMELLLSPRSEPPWFSWQHHCIIHSLLRRKQLRLALKYIYWTRLATDTPHDLKLCVDVLLQNSHVSDAWALLKKGHTGSNDMVRYFLHGCERLGLCVAASDCMEAIWKDVGHCTTQSEEAEGQCGVEGLPQRRRTTGSSMAVKEPGGPIHPLSALLYQSQNINTLSSEDFIRLLRESMVELRQPQPTANEEVTWPGEHQERRGSCRNLSLTIQALRHHLPRPSPVGMMTDRLGEQGDTEPPDHDLPLIAAEKPWTPAHLSSQSLSKETSESMFSSPSLPCLRPGIPYVYGSTGMLQRISSLLSDGGRCQSSQGDSPSPPADILLPDYPDRTLTLEGATDPVSFNSLSKDSMEVEELVFSTEWGVEDIMTCDIPGDDVFNVEEEAVPPVDVTLDRRHSLSRLNLHPQFYSNEDNQSVPSVSEIQVESHNFLTPDYEKMDYYKEVTDKIMHAPSVSDVWSIMPGGDKSGNICSQTSTFSGAVSASSHCFLELEPLQRAFDPPPLEDSVECFRRDSQDAVDQPEILTSCALTETTQDLLSELHQTFCFLEELGDTGSSGPETERGSTLEGEQDSGASVRYIRPFSLQDSSLLIPLRRSARSRQLQVPGVSLSPRTSPSHTPQLSPSSALETSRDRLPGGGKASHKEDASCFRSTPEDRLGHCKLGSWWKQALETRRASTGLLPAIEQVSTISREKRASLVPGQPYSHSTINFQESPAKQRGDKWEVKQAEKEELLGRRGSGKLPHQRVEQDLASHRGARVKKGKRVKKA, from the exons ATGTGGCAG GGTGTGAGAGGGTGCCACAGCAGGACTATGATGGACACGGAGGATCAGTGGACACAGGCCTTGGCTAGCAACAACGTGAGGGCCATCCTGCGCTGGATATGCAGCCTTTCAGCTGAAG TGGGAAATGCTGATGTGGAGGCCAGCCTTGCTACTTTCAGTAGCTGGGTCCAGAGGACGGCTGAAGTTTCAAAGAAGGAGTTACTCACCCTTT GCTTCAGCCGTTGCCAGGGCCTGTGGATGTTTCTGGACCACAGCTGCTTCACCAGGGTGCACCTGCTGCTGCAGCGGCTGAGGAACCTGCTTACCCTGGCCCAGTGGGGGAGGAGGCAGAGCGGCCTGACACACTTCTGGCATG GATTGGGGATCCCGTGTGTGGTCTGCAGGGCCGGGTGTGGATCCTCAGCTGTGAGGCAGGACTACTGGAATCGGATACACAGAGCTCTGAAGCAACACATCTGGCTGGGTCGGCTTGTACAGTGGTGGGGCATCACCGGACTCCTGCCCAAGTATCCTG AGGCTCAGGAAATGAAGCGGATCTATCagatgtggagagagatggaTCAGAACCACCGCAGGGCTTCCCTCCACACTCTTGG atgggaggaggagggacgGGAAAGGTGGAATTCACTGATCCAGGGTATGGTGGCTCAGATGGACCAACAACATGGGCCCATATGGATTTCTGAGGACTGCACAGACCAGGGCTATCCACCCCCTAACCTGCAGGCTCTTCTGAAGCTGGTGCTGGTGCCTCGCATCAACAACATGTCTGTTCAGGCCATT CTCATGTACTTCATCCTGGACATGGCACATTTCCTGCAGTGCAAAGATGACCTCCTGCAGTCTTTTTGCCACGCCTTCATCATCCCTCCCAGCTTCTCCCAGCAGATCCGGGCCTTCTGGCTCCTCGACCATGGACACTTATCG GGCTCCATGGAGCTGCTGCTGAGCCCCAGGTCTGAACCACCCTGGTTCTCCTGGCAGCACCACTGCATCATCCACAGCCTGCTGAGGAGAAAGCAGCTCCGCTTGGCGCTGAAGTACATCTATTGGACCAGACTAGCCACAGACACCCCCCACGACCTGAAGCTCTGTGTGGACGTACTCCTACAGAACAG CCATGTCTCAGACGCCTGGGCCCTCCTGAAGAAAGGTCACACAGGAAGTAACGACATGGTCAGGTACTTCCTCCATGGATGTGAGAGGCTTGGCCTATGTGTGGCGGCTTCCGACTGCATGGAAGCAatatggaag GATGTGGGCCACTGTACTACTCAGTCGGAAGAGGCTGAAGGTCAGTGTGGAGTAGAGGGGCTTCCTCAGCGTAGGAGGACCACAGGGAGCTCTATGGCAGTGAAAGAGCCAG GGGGTCCCATTCATCCGTTATCTGCCCTGCTGTATCAGTCTCAGAACATCAACACACTCTCTTCAGAGGATTTCATCAGACTCCTCAGGGAATCTATGGTTGAACTGAGACAACCCCAGCCAACAGCAAA TGAGGAGGTGACATGGCCAGGGGAGCaccaagagaggagagggagctgtCGGAACCTGAGTCTGACCATCCAGGCCCTTAGGCACCACCTCCCTAGACCCTCCCCAGTGGGTATGATGACTGACAGGCTGGGAGAGCAGGGAGACACAGAGCCACCTGATCATGACCTGCCTCTTATAGCTGCG GAGAAACCCTGGACCCCGGCACACCTCTCCTCTCAATCCCTGTCCAAGGAGACCTCTGAATCTATGTTCTCTTCCCCCTCACTGCCCTGCCTGAGACCGGGCATCCCATATGTGTATGGGAGCACAGGAATGCTACAGCGGATCTCATCCCTGCTCAGTGATGGAGGACGGTGCCAGAGCAGTCAGGGTGACAGCCCTTCCCCCCCAGCAGACATACTCCTCCCAGACTACCCTGACCGGACTCTGACACTAGAGGGTGCCACAGACCCTGTCTCCTTCAACAGCCTCAGTAAAGAcagcatggaggtggaggagctgGTGTTCTCCACTGAGT GGGGAGTGGAGGACATAATGACCTGTGATATACCAGGAGACGACGTCTTCAATGTGGAAGAGGAGGCAGTTCCTCCTGTAGATGTAACGTTAGACAGAAG GCATAGTCTGAGCAGACTGAACCTCCATCCTCAGTTCTACAGTAACGAGGACAACCAATCAGTGCCCTCTGTATCTGAGATCCAAGTGGAGAGTCACAACTTCCTGACACCTGACTATG AGAAAATGGACTACTACAAGGAGGTTACTGACAAAATCATGCATGCACCAAGTGTGAGTGACGTGTGGAGCATCATGCCTGGAGGGGACAAATCAGGGAACATCTGCTCCCAGACCTCCACCTTCTCTGGGGCTGTTTCTGCCTCATCTCACTGCTTCCTGGAGCTGGAGCCCTTACAG AGGGCATTCGACCCTCCACCGCTTGAGGATTCAGTGGAATGTTTCCGCCGGGACTCCCAGGATGCAGTGGACCAACCGGAGATCCTGACCTCCTGTGCACTCACTGAGACCACCCAGGATctgctctctgagctccaccagaCCTTCTGCTTCCTGGAGGAGCTGGGAGACACAGGCTCCAGtggcccagagacagagagaggctctACCCTGGAGGGGGAGCAAGACAGTGGGGCTTCCGTGAGGTACATCAGGCCCTTCTCTCTCCAGGACTCCTCTCTGCTCATCCCCCTGCGGAGGTCCGCACGCTCCAGACAGCTACAGGTTCCTGGGGTGTCTCTGTCCCCTAGGACTAGCCCCAGCCACACCCCCCAGCTCAGCCCCTCCTCAGCCCTAGAGACATCCAGGGATAGGTTACCTGGAGGGGGGAAGGCCTCGCACAAGGAGGATGCATCATGCTTCAGAAGCACCCCAGAGGATAGGCTAGGCCACTGTAAGCTGGGCAGCTGGTGGAAACAAGCCCTGGAGACCCGGAGGGCATCCACTGGCCTACTCCCTGCCATAGAGCAGGTGTCCACGATCTCAcgag AAAAGAGGGCCTCACTCGTCCCAGGGCAACCCTACTCCCACAGTACGATCAACTTCCAGGAGTCTCCGGCCAAGCAGAGAGGAGACAAGTGGGAGGTCAAACAG GCGGAGAAAGAGGAGCTGCTGGGGCGGAGGGGCTCTGGGAAGTTGCCCCACCAGCGAGTGGAGCAGGACTTGGCGAGCCATAGGGGAGCCAGAGTGAAGAAGGGCAAACGGGTGAAGAAGGCATGA
- the LOC110497877 gene encoding transmembrane protein 179 produces MALDNVLFAQCILYFLAFVFGFISVVPLSENTEDFHGKCLLFTRGMWQNENITVSKQRFIVEEWGPESSCSFITFVGIASLVLSAVQAWRLLFFLCKGHDDSLFNAFLNLVISSLVVFTVFLSSTIVSVGFNLWCDAITEGGSMSSSCEDLQDTDLELGLDNSSFYDQFAIAQFGLWAAWLTWMGITVMAFLKVYHNYRQEDLLDSLIHEKELLLGRSSRRGSDANQMKSGMV; encoded by the exons ATGGCCCTCGATAATGTACTTTTCGCGCAATGCATCCTCTATTTTTTGGCGTTTGTGTTTGGCTTTATTTCCGTAGTGCCTCTCTCCGAAAACACGGAGGATTTTCATGGAAAATGCTTGCTTTTCACGCGTGGTATGTGGCAGAATGAGAACATCACAGTTTCAAAGCAGCGCTTCATCGTTGAGGAGTGGGGACCGGAGTCTTCCTGCAGTTTCATCACTTTTGTCGGGATAGCATCTCTCGTCCTCTCCGCAGTGCAGGCATGGAGACTGCTGTTCTTTCTTTGCAAAGGCCACGACGA TTCCCTGTTCAATGCCTTCCTGAATCTGGTGATCAGCTCCCTGGTGGTGTTCACAGTGTTCCTCTCCAGCACCATCGTCAGTGTGGGCTTCAACCTGTGGTGTGACGCCatcacagagggagggagcatgTCCAGCAG CTGTGAGGACCTGCAGGACACTGATCTGGAGTTAGGCCTTGACAACTCCTCGTTCTATGACCAGTTTGCCATTGCTCAG TTTGGTCTGTGGGCAGCGTGGCTGACGTGGATGGGTATCACGGTCATGGCCTTCCTCAAGGTCTACCACAACTACCGCCAGGAGGACCTTCTGGACAGTCTGATCCACGAGAAGGAGCTGCTGCTGGGACGCTCGTCCCGCCGGGGTTCTGATGCCAACCAGATGAAGAGTGGCATGGTCTAA